Proteins encoded together in one Oncorhynchus mykiss isolate Arlee chromosome 7, USDA_OmykA_1.1, whole genome shotgun sequence window:
- the LOC118965303 gene encoding sodium-dependent neutral amino acid transporter SLC6A17-like, whose protein sequence is MWKYVSRCLIVLIMATVIEMAISPPGYNAWVEELAQERFQSYPPWALAMCFSLIVMAMLPLPIVFIARHFNLMSDGSNKLSVSYRKSMMKDISNLEKVDEMHFILGKNPTETPLPKPPSQANLVPPGTKPLENSNSSSANSCYRTGYQNNIGPITPTTPVTPTVPESDS, encoded by the exons ATGTGGAAGTACGTCTCCCGTTGTCTCATCGTTCTCATTATGGCTACTGTCATTGAGATGGCCATCAGCCCGCCAGGGTACAATGCATGGGTGGAGGAACTG GCTCAGGAGCGTTTCCAGAGCTACCCTCCCTGGGCATTGGCCATGTGCTTCTCCCTCATCGTGATGGCCATGCTTCCTCTCCCCATCGTCTTCATCGCCCGCCACTTCAACCTGATGTCTGATGGCTCCAACAAGTTGTCCGTCTCCTACCGCAAGAGCATGATGAAGGACATCTCCAACCTGGAGAAGGTGGACGAGATGCACTTCATCCTGGGCAAGAACCCAACAGAGACACCTTTGCCCAAGCCCCCGTCCCAAGCCAACCTAGTCCCCCCAGGCACCAAACCCCTGGAGAACTCCAACTCCTCGTCCGCCAACAGCTGCTACCGGACGGGCTACCAGAACAACATCGGCCCCATAACCCCCACCACCCCCGTCACCCCCACTGTCCCTGAGTCCGACTCATga